A genomic region of Pelodiscus sinensis isolate JC-2024 chromosome 17, ASM4963464v1, whole genome shotgun sequence contains the following coding sequences:
- the SLC4A9 gene encoding anion exchange protein 4 isoform X2: MRVQADEGLRARGEAGAVPGGPGSPHPAGPEGPQSQNSLVICQAVGRSIFTPDVSGAAGRVAFLLQKGEGKEASCPVLFIQLNELLPTPDGPRWKQTARWVKFEEKVEDGGERWSKPHVTALPLHSLLELRTCLRKGTVLLDLDARSLKQIVEAATAAQPEPDARALRPEERARLTALLLCSPQHHVPPAPLRRAAELGTACCRDAARSGLEPGAEISEAPLPEQLRNRLRKKIPAGAEVSNVLVGEVDFLEGPFIAFIRLQEAVGLGALTEVAFPSRFLFILLGPRAKVKAYHEIGRAVATVLTDELFQRVAYQAQDRDDLIAGVDEFLDELTVLPPGKWDPTVRIAPPKCLPSPHRRISMHLREWKPHSNGAGPAAGDRQAHGHQLVSEELQRTGRLFGGLVKDVRRKAPWYWSDFSDALSVQCLSAVLYIYLATVTNAITFGGMLGDATDNMQGVLESFLGTAIAGAVFCLFAGQPLTILSSTGPVLVFERLLFSFSRDHGLDYLEFRLWIGLWVAFFGLVLVATEASHLVQYFTRFTEEGFCALISFIFVYDAVKKMLGLADSFPVHWDYRIDEVPFYGCACNTSSPGNASVRSGTLLGWQAPEAANRSLLTRTQCLREGGHLVGTSCNYVPDVTLLSFILFLGTFLCSTTLKRFHSSRYFPTALRKLVSDFSIVLTILLFCGIDALLGLETPKLLVPSEFKPTNPQRGWVVSPFGSNPWWVCLASAVPAVLVIILVFMDQQITAVILNRREYRLRGSRQTVVSAQKLAAERGRVSPGFILRFPPDDPHLCDGPPLVRVRHRHLAGPHGQPEKGEHHVRAGGAAQVPGNQGAESDWPAGLSPHWDVGVLGPGPQVYLHAGAVWCFSVHGCGRS, encoded by the exons ATGAGAGTGCAGGCGGACGAGGGCCTCCGCGCCCGGGGGGAGGCAGGTGCTGTGCCGGGGGGTCCAGGCAGCCCCCATCCGGCCGGCCCAGAGGGGCCCCAGAGCCAGAACTCCCTGGTTATCTGCCAGGCCGTTGGGCGAAGCATCTTCACCCCCGACGTCTCGGGGGCAGCCGGGCGCGTGGCCTTCCTgctgcagaagggggaggggaaggaagccagCTGCCCGGTGCTGTTCATACAGCTCAACGAGCTGCTGCCCACCCCTGACGGCCCGCGGTGGAAGCAGACGGCCAG GTGGGTGAAGTTTGAGGAGAAGGTGGAGGACGGAGGCGAGCGATGGAGCAAGCCCCACGTCACGGCCCTGCCCTTGCACAGTCTGCTGGAGCTCAGGACGTGCCTCAGGAAAGGGACCGTCCTGCTGGATTTAGACGCCCGCAGTCTGAAGCAAATAGTTG AGGCGGCCACCGCGGCGCAGCCGGAGCCGGACGCCCGCGCCCTGCGGCCGGAGGAGAGGGCCCGGCTCACggccctgctgctctgcagcccccagcaccacgtccccccggccccgctgcgGAGGGCGGCTGAGCTGGGGACCGCCTGCTGCAGGG ACGCCGCTCGCagtgggctggagccaggagctgAGATTTCAGAAGCCCCCCTCCCGGAGCAG CTCAGAAACCGATTGCGGAAGAAGATCCCAGCGGGGGCCGAAGTGTCCAACGTTCTGGTGGGGGAGGTGGATTTCCTCGAGGGGCCGTTTATCGCCTTCATCCGGCTGCAGGAGGCCGTGGGGCTCGGGGCCTTGACGGAGGTCGCCTTCCCCAGCAG GTTTCTTTTTATCCTCCTGGGCCCCAGAGCCAAAGTGAAAGCCTACCACGAGATCGGAAGGGCCGTGGCCACGGTGCTCACGGACGAG CTCTTCCAGCGGGTGGCCTACCAGGCTCAGGACAGAGACGACCTCATCGCAGGGGTGGACGAGTTTCTGGACGAGCTGACGGTGCTGCCGCCAGGCAAATGGGACCCGACCGTCCGAATCGCTCCACCGAAGTGCCTGCCCTCGCCGCACAGGAG GATCTCCATGCACCTCCGGGAATGGAAACCTCACAGCAACGGGGCCGGGCCTGCAGCTGGCGACCGCCAGGCCCACGGGCACCAGCTCGTGAGCGAGGAGCTGCAGAGAACGGGACG gTTGTTCGGCGGGCTGGTGAAGGACGTCCGGAGGAAGGCCCCTTGGTACTGGAGCGACTTCTCCGACGCCCTGAGCGTCCAGTGCCTCTCGGCCGTGCTCTACATCTACCTGGCCACCGTGACCAACGCCATCACCTTTGGTGGCATGCTGGGGGACGCCACCGACAACATGCAG GGCGTGCTGGAGAGTTTCCTGGGCACTGCGATCGCGGGAGCCGTCTTCTGCCTCTTTGCGGGCCAGCCGCTCACCATCCTGAGTAGCACCGGCCCCGTGCTCGTCTTCGAGCGGCTCCTCTTCTCCTTCAGCCG GGACCACGGCCTGGATTACCTGGAGTTCCGCCTCTGGATCGGCCTCTGGGTGGCCTTCTTCGGCCTGGTGCTGGTGGCCACCGAAGCCAGTCACCTGGTGCAGTATTTCACCCGCTTCACCGAGGAGGGCTTCTGCGCCCTCATCAGCTTCATATTCGTCTACGACGCCGTGAAGAAGATGCTGGGCTTGGCCGACAGCTTCCCCGTCCACTGGGATTACCGGATCGACGAGGTCCCCTTCTACGGCTGCGCCTGCAACACGTCCAGCCCGG GCAACGCCTCGGTGCGGAGCGGGACGCTGCTGGGGTGG CAGGCGCCGGAGGCGGCCAACCGGTCCCTGCTCACCCGGACGCAGTGTTTGCGCGAGGGAGGCCACCTGGTGGGGACCAGCTGTAACTACGTGCCCGACGTCACCTTGCTGTCCTTCATCCTCTTCCTGGGGACCTTCCTGTGCTCCACGACGCTCAAGCGCTTTCACAGCAGCCGCTACTTCCCCACCGCC CTCCGGAAACTGGTGAGCGACTTCTCCATCGTCCTGACCATCCTCCTCTTCTGCGGGATCGAcgccctgctggggctggagaccCCCAAGCTCCTGGTGCCCAGCGAGTTCAAG CCCACCAACCCCCAGCGTGGCTGGGTCGTGTCTCCCTTCGGAAGCAACCCCTGGTGGGTTTGCCTGGCGTCCGCAGTGCCTGCCGTTTTGGTCATCATCCTCGTCTTCATGGACCAGCAAATCACCGCCGTCATCCTCAACCGCAGGGAATACAGGCTCCGG GGCTCCAGGCAAACAGTGGTGTCTGCCCAGAAGTTGGCAGCCG AAAGGGGCAGGGTTTCACCTGGATTTATTCTGCGTTTCCCTCCTGATGATCCTCACCTCTGTGACGGGCCTCCCCTGGTACGTGTCCGCCACCGTCATCTCGCTGGCCCACATGGACAGCCTGAAAAAGGAGAGCACCACGTCCGCGCCGGGGGAGCCGCCCAGGTTCCTGGGAATCAG GGAGCAGAGAGTGACTGGCCTGCTGGTCTTTCTCCTCACTGGGATGTCGGTGTTCTTGGCCCCGGTCCTCAAG